Proteins from a genomic interval of Clostridium sp. M62/1:
- a CDS encoding tyrosine-type recombinase/integrase: MALSVNQFQAPEPHSVYSENRRLEASDKEEIAERMKEIDSAIQGFCQYLHTKNMASNTIHVYSYALRQFLCRYRQVDFSNLHLYKVFLLEHYKPQTVNLRIRALNSYLEFTRAKSQKLSMVKIQQRNYLENVISEADYEYLKNCLLRDEKYLYYFIIRFMAATGARVSEVIQFQAEDIRNGYKDLYSKGNKVRRIYIPKALHQDALRWLEASKIQSGDIFLNRFGKRITPAGIRGQLKVLALNYGINPDVVYPHSFRHRFAKSFIEKCGDISLLSDLLGHRNIETTRIYLRRSSSEQYDIINKVVDW; encoded by the coding sequence ATGGCTTTGTCTGTCAATCAGTTTCAGGCTCCTGAACCACATTCTGTATATTCCGAGAACCGCCGTCTGGAGGCTTCCGACAAAGAGGAAATCGCCGAACGAATGAAAGAGATTGACTCTGCAATCCAGGGTTTTTGCCAATATCTGCATACAAAAAATATGGCGTCTAACACGATCCATGTCTATTCCTATGCTCTTCGGCAGTTTTTATGTCGTTATCGCCAGGTTGACTTTTCCAACCTTCACCTTTATAAAGTTTTTCTTCTGGAACACTATAAGCCGCAGACAGTCAACCTGCGTATTCGGGCACTGAATTCTTATCTGGAGTTTACAAGGGCCAAATCCCAGAAGCTCTCCATGGTAAAAATACAGCAGAGGAACTACCTTGAAAACGTAATCAGCGAGGCAGACTACGAGTACCTGAAAAACTGTCTTCTGAGAGATGAGAAATACCTCTATTACTTTATTATCCGTTTCATGGCCGCTACCGGAGCCCGGGTCAGTGAAGTCATTCAGTTTCAGGCTGAGGATATCAGAAACGGCTACAAGGATCTCTACTCCAAGGGAAACAAGGTCAGACGTATTTATATTCCTAAAGCCCTTCATCAGGATGCCCTTCGCTGGCTGGAGGCTTCTAAGATCCAGTCAGGCGATATTTTTTTGAACCGTTTCGGCAAACGCATTACCCCAGCCGGGATACGCGGGCAGTTGAAGGTTCTGGCTCTCAACTACGGCATCAACCCTGATGTAGTCTATCCCCATTCCTTCCGTCACCGCTTTGCCAAAAGCTTTATCGAAAAATGTGGGGACATTTCCTTATTATCTGATCTCCTCGGACACCGCAACATTGAGACAACGAGGATCTATCTGCGCCGTTCCAGCAGCGAACAGTACGATATCATCAATAAAGTAGTGGACTGGTAA
- a CDS encoding IS256 family transposase, translating to MSDKIIQLNEDLIKHDLKDLVRSSVEETLNALLDKEADELVNAEKYERSSDRQGYRSGHYKRNLHTAAGEVELKVPKLKGIPFETAIIERYRRRESSVEEALIEMYLAGVSVRRVEDITEALWGTKVSPGTISNLNKKAYEHIETWRTRPLSGSYPYVYVDGVYLKRSWGGEIQNVSVLVAIGVSQDGCREILGAAEGMKEDRESWRSFFVWLKERGLTGVRLIIGDKNLGMLETIPEVFPDARYQRCTVHFYRNIFSVTPRNKMKTVALMLKAIHAQESKDAAREKALQVSEKLRSMKLAKAAKKVEDGIEETLTYMDFPTQHWTRLRTNNAIERLNREIKRRTKAIGAFPDGQSALMLVCARLRHVAATSWGARRYMNMDHLFNPEEDQLSDIIAG from the coding sequence ATGTCTGATAAGATTATACAGCTAAATGAGGATTTAATAAAGCACGATTTAAAGGATCTTGTCCGCAGCAGTGTTGAGGAGACTTTAAATGCCCTGCTTGATAAGGAAGCCGACGAATTAGTTAACGCTGAAAAGTATGAGCGTTCTTCTGATCGCCAGGGATATCGTTCCGGCCATTATAAACGGAATCTCCATACAGCTGCAGGCGAAGTGGAGCTGAAAGTTCCAAAACTCAAGGGCATTCCTTTCGAGACGGCCATTATTGAAAGATATCGCCGCAGAGAATCTTCCGTGGAAGAAGCTCTGATTGAGATGTATCTGGCCGGTGTTTCTGTACGCCGCGTTGAGGATATCACCGAGGCTTTATGGGGAACAAAAGTATCTCCTGGAACCATCAGTAACCTGAACAAAAAGGCTTATGAACATATCGAAACCTGGCGTACCCGTCCGCTTTCTGGAAGCTATCCTTATGTTTACGTAGATGGCGTTTACCTGAAACGCAGCTGGGGCGGCGAAATCCAGAATGTTTCTGTTCTTGTTGCCATTGGCGTCAGCCAGGATGGCTGCCGGGAGATCCTTGGTGCCGCTGAAGGGATGAAGGAAGATCGTGAAAGCTGGCGTTCTTTCTTCGTATGGCTGAAGGAACGCGGGCTTACTGGTGTTCGATTGATCATTGGCGACAAGAACCTCGGCATGCTTGAAACGATTCCAGAAGTCTTTCCGGATGCCAGATATCAGCGTTGTACAGTTCATTTTTACAGAAATATATTTTCTGTTACGCCCCGTAACAAGATGAAAACGGTAGCGCTTATGCTCAAGGCGATCCATGCACAGGAGAGCAAGGATGCTGCTCGTGAAAAAGCGCTCCAGGTATCGGAAAAACTCCGGTCTATGAAGCTTGCCAAAGCTGCCAAAAAGGTGGAGGACGGAATCGAGGAAACCTTGACCTATATGGATTTTCCTACGCAGCATTGGACCCGGCTCCGGACCAATAACGCGATTGAGCGTCTCAACCGTGAGATTAAACGCCGTACAAAAGCGATCGGCGCTTTTCCTGACGGGCAGAGCGCCTTGATGCTCGTATGTGCCAGACTGCGTCATGTAGCAGCAACAAGCTGGGGAGCCAGACGTTACATGAATATGGATCATCTTTTCAATCCAGAAGAGGATCAGCTGTCTGATATCATAGCCGGCTGA
- a CDS encoding tyrosine-type recombinase/integrase, with the protein MGYSPSTESVYPCSLPAPSDGNSFKLNPVKKQQKTYLDTVISERDYEKLKRRLKKDNNYYWYFVVRFLGATGARISELLQIKVENLKSGHLDLYSKGGKIRRLYLPRRLCDEALPWFESRGMKSGFIFLNHHGQVISARGIAVQLKQLAVRYRIDPGTVYPHSFRHRFAKNFLKKFNDISLLADLMGHDSIETTRIYLTRSSVEQKELLDRIITW; encoded by the coding sequence TTGGGATATTCACCTTCTACTGAGTCTGTATATCCCTGCTCACTCCCCGCCCCCTCTGACGGAAACAGCTTCAAGCTGAACCCCGTAAAAAAGCAGCAGAAAACGTATCTTGACACCGTCATTTCTGAACGGGACTATGAGAAATTAAAAAGGCGCCTGAAAAAGGACAATAACTATTACTGGTATTTTGTAGTCCGCTTTCTCGGGGCGACAGGCGCCAGAATCAGCGAGCTGCTGCAGATCAAGGTGGAGAACCTGAAAAGCGGCCATCTGGATCTCTATTCCAAGGGCGGAAAAATCCGCCGGCTCTACCTGCCCCGTCGGCTCTGCGACGAGGCCCTGCCGTGGTTTGAATCCAGGGGAATGAAAAGCGGTTTTATTTTTCTCAATCATCATGGCCAGGTTATATCAGCCCGTGGAATTGCAGTCCAGCTCAAACAGCTTGCCGTGCGGTACCGGATCGATCCCGGCACCGTCTATCCCCATTCCTTCCGCCACCGCTTTGCCAAAAATTTTCTGAAGAAATTCAATGATATTTCTCTTCTGGCAGACCTGATGGGCCATGACAGCATTGAAACCACCAGAATCTACCTGACCCGCTCAAGCGTGGAGCAAAAGGAGCTTCTGGACAGAATCATTACCTGGTAG
- a CDS encoding amino acid ABC transporter ATP-binding protein has translation MEEPLIQVKHLGKSFGSLQVLKDVTVDIYKGDVVCVIGASGSGKSTFLRCLNLLEEPTEGQILFEGTDITDKRTDINKHRQKMGMVFQQFNLFPHMTILENLTLAPIKLQGKKKEEIEPEAMKLLERVGLADRANAYPSQLSGGQKQRIAIVRALCMKPDVMLFDEPTSALDPEMVGEVLNVMRDLAEAKMTMVVVTHEMGFAREVATRVMFMDGGNFVEENEPKEFFSNPKNERLKAFLSKVL, from the coding sequence ATGGAAGAGCCTTTAATCCAGGTGAAGCATCTGGGAAAGAGCTTTGGATCCCTTCAGGTTCTGAAGGATGTGACAGTTGATATTTATAAAGGAGATGTTGTCTGTGTCATTGGAGCCTCCGGTTCAGGAAAAAGTACCTTTCTGAGGTGTCTGAACCTTCTGGAGGAGCCGACAGAAGGACAGATTCTGTTTGAGGGAACGGATATCACGGACAAGAGGACAGACATTAATAAGCACCGGCAGAAAATGGGAATGGTGTTTCAGCAGTTTAACCTGTTTCCGCATATGACGATTCTGGAGAATCTGACACTGGCGCCCATTAAGCTCCAGGGCAAGAAAAAGGAAGAGATTGAGCCGGAGGCCATGAAGCTTCTGGAGAGGGTAGGACTTGCCGACAGGGCAAACGCGTATCCGAGCCAGCTCTCGGGAGGCCAGAAACAGCGAATCGCCATTGTCCGCGCTCTGTGCATGAAGCCGGATGTGATGCTGTTCGATGAGCCCACCTCAGCTCTCGACCCCGAGATGGTAGGAGAGGTGCTGAATGTTATGCGGGATCTGGCAGAGGCGAAAATGACCATGGTGGTAGTTACCCATGAGATGGGCTTTGCCAGAGAGGTGGCCACCCGCGTAATGTTCATGGACGGAGGAAATTTTGTGGAGGAGAATGAGCCGAAAGAATTTTTCTCAAATCCAAAGAATGAAAGACTGAAAGCCTTCCTGAGCAAGGTTCTCTGA
- a CDS encoding amino acid ABC transporter permease produces the protein MWNQFVDTFTRNFINGDNWHYIADGLVTTIQITFFAVLVGIVIGFIVGIIRSTYDKTHRLKILNFICNVYLTVIRGTPVLVQLLIIYYVIFASVRIDKVLVAVLAFGINSGAYVAEIFRSGIMSIDNGQFEAGRSLGFNYPQTMWYIIMPQAFKNVLPALCNEFIALLKETSIAGYIGLQDLTKGGDIIRSRTYSAFMPLIAVALIYLAIVLIFTQLIKILERRLRQSEH, from the coding sequence ATGTGGAATCAGTTTGTGGATACGTTTACCAGAAATTTTATTAATGGGGATAACTGGCATTACATTGCAGACGGCCTTGTGACAACCATTCAGATTACATTTTTTGCAGTGCTGGTGGGTATTGTAATCGGCTTTATTGTGGGAATCATCCGGTCGACCTACGATAAGACGCACCGCTTGAAAATTCTGAATTTCATCTGCAATGTCTATCTGACTGTTATAAGAGGAACACCAGTGCTGGTGCAGCTTTTGATTATTTACTATGTAATTTTTGCCAGCGTCAGAATCGACAAGGTGCTGGTGGCAGTTCTGGCCTTCGGAATTAACTCAGGCGCCTATGTGGCGGAGATCTTCCGAAGCGGAATCATGTCCATTGACAATGGACAGTTTGAGGCGGGAAGAAGCCTTGGCTTTAACTACCCGCAGACTATGTGGTATATTATCATGCCGCAGGCGTTTAAAAATGTGCTTCCGGCTCTCTGCAATGAGTTTATCGCCCTTCTGAAGGAGACCTCCATTGCCGGATACATCGGGCTTCAGGATCTGACCAAGGGCGGAGACATTATCAGAAGCCGTACCTACAGTGCATTTATGCCGTTGATTGCAGTGGCATTGATTTATCTTGCGATTGTGCTTATCTTTACGCAGCTTATCAAGATTCTGGAAAGGAGGCTTAGACAGAGTGAGCACTAA
- a CDS encoding basic amino acid ABC transporter substrate-binding protein: MKKKFLALSMAAVMAAALAGCSSGGSTADTTAAAAEETTAAGSEAVAEGSTAAEDAEAAEETAGGTLIMGTNATFPPYEYYDGDAIVGIDVEIAEAIGEKLGMDVQVEDMEFDALIPALVSDKVDFVAAGMTVTPDREASVNFTDTYATAAQVIIVKEGSDIASVDDLAGKVVGVQLGTTGDLLVSEIEGTTVERYNKGFEAVQSVTQGKIDAVVIDNAPAKNFVAQDEGLVILEEALSSEDYAMAVNKDNTELLEQINGAIAELKEEGTLDAIVDKYIPAE, from the coding sequence ATGAAAAAGAAATTTTTAGCATTATCTATGGCAGCAGTTATGGCAGCAGCTCTGGCAGGCTGCTCATCAGGAGGCAGCACAGCAGACACCACAGCTGCGGCAGCTGAGGAGACGACAGCAGCAGGTTCTGAGGCAGTTGCAGAAGGATCGACGGCGGCCGAGGATGCTGAGGCAGCGGAGGAGACTGCAGGCGGCACATTAATTATGGGAACAAATGCAACCTTCCCACCATATGAGTACTATGACGGCGATGCGATTGTGGGAATTGATGTTGAGATTGCAGAGGCAATCGGAGAAAAGCTGGGAATGGATGTACAGGTTGAGGATATGGAGTTTGACGCTCTGATTCCTGCCCTGGTCAGCGATAAGGTAGACTTTGTTGCAGCAGGAATGACTGTGACACCGGACAGAGAGGCATCTGTAAACTTTACAGACACATACGCGACAGCGGCTCAGGTGATTATTGTCAAAGAGGGAAGCGACATTGCCTCCGTTGATGACCTGGCCGGCAAGGTAGTGGGCGTTCAGCTGGGAACGACAGGAGATCTTCTCGTGAGCGAGATTGAGGGCACAACAGTTGAGCGTTACAATAAGGGATTTGAGGCAGTTCAGTCTGTGACTCAGGGTAAGATTGACGCAGTGGTAATCGACAACGCTCCTGCCAAGAACTTTGTTGCGCAGGATGAGGGGCTGGTAATTCTCGAAGAGGCATTATCTTCTGAGGACTATGCTATGGCAGTGAACAAGGATAACACAGAGCTTTTAGAGCAGATCAACGGAGCCATTGCAGAGCTGAAAGAAGAGGGAACTCTTGACGCCATTGTTGACAAATATATCCCGGCAGAGTAA
- a CDS encoding YwaF family protein, whose protein sequence is MKYLLLNYILEPTAWPMEPPAPGSVFHLSLSFILISLALLLAWKLRHLGEPQAIRLLTGLGILLFCCELYKQLFIYYIENNGHYNWWYFPFQLCSLPMYLCLFLPFLTARKRALLFTFMYQYNLLGALLVFAEPSGLMHPYWTLTLHGFFWHGILVFIGFFILFSGRTSSGNDVFLKTTALFLSCCAIAAGINVLSRQVALPPWQDADMFYISPFYPNTQIVFHQIAERFGISAGNIAYLAAIIAGAFLMKEISGAVSKHRKKSVKMTRHELL, encoded by the coding sequence ATGAAATACCTGCTCTTAAACTATATTTTAGAGCCGACCGCCTGGCCGATGGAGCCTCCTGCTCCCGGCTCTGTCTTTCACCTGTCTCTCAGTTTTATTCTGATTTCCCTGGCCCTCCTCCTGGCCTGGAAACTGCGCCATCTGGGTGAACCGCAGGCCATACGGCTTCTGACCGGACTGGGAATACTTCTCTTCTGCTGCGAACTGTATAAACAGCTCTTTATCTACTATATTGAAAATAACGGCCACTACAACTGGTGGTACTTCCCCTTTCAGCTGTGCAGCCTTCCCATGTACCTCTGCCTGTTCCTCCCCTTTCTCACAGCCAGAAAGAGGGCTCTGCTCTTCACCTTCATGTACCAGTACAACCTTTTAGGCGCCCTGCTGGTTTTTGCAGAGCCCAGCGGGCTGATGCATCCCTACTGGACGCTGACCCTGCACGGCTTTTTCTGGCATGGAATTCTCGTATTCATCGGCTTTTTCATCCTGTTTTCCGGCCGTACCTCGTCTGGAAATGATGTATTCCTGAAAACCACCGCCCTCTTTCTCTCCTGCTGTGCCATTGCTGCGGGAATCAACGTCCTGTCACGGCAGGTTGCCCTGCCGCCCTGGCAGGATGCGGACATGTTTTACATATCCCCATTTTATCCAAATACACAGATTGTTTTCCACCAGATTGCCGAGCGCTTTGGTATTTCTGCAGGAAATATTGCTTACCTGGCCGCAATTATAGCGGGAGCCTTTCTGATGAAGGAGATTTCAGGTGCAGTGTCAAAGCATCGCAAAAAAAGCGTCAAAATGACACGGCATGAGCTTCTGTAA
- a CDS encoding ATP-NAD kinase family protein, with amino-acid sequence MKKLGLIINPVAGMGGSVGLKGTDHMVEEALRRGAKPRANERVRIALAELLELKDEIEILTYPGDMGAEAAEELGFKTAVLMPEGGKDLNALLDSSRADTLSLARRLKEEGVDLLLFAGGDGTARDIYEGVGTELPALGIPAGVKIHSPVYAKNPQSAGSLAKLWLSGKVTKTAEQEVLDIDEDLYRQEIINTRLYGYLSVPLEHVFTQNRKAPTPLSETAAIESIAHEIVEHMDPDTYYLIGAGTTTRGIMQMLGLKNTLIGVDLIKNRELVANDLYGDKILDYIRGKKTKLVVTVTGGQGFLFGRGNQQITPEVIREIGRENIIIIATKAKIAEFHHQPFLVDTPDQKLNQELCGYYRVVTAYGEFTMCRVSEN; translated from the coding sequence ATGAAAAAATTAGGCCTAATTATTAACCCGGTGGCCGGAATGGGAGGCAGTGTGGGCCTCAAGGGCACCGATCATATGGTGGAAGAAGCGCTCAGGCGCGGTGCCAAGCCCAGGGCCAATGAGAGGGTGCGCATTGCCCTCGCGGAGCTTCTGGAACTGAAGGATGAAATAGAAATTCTCACCTACCCCGGCGATATGGGGGCGGAGGCAGCAGAGGAGCTGGGATTTAAGACCGCTGTTCTGATGCCTGAGGGGGGAAAGGATCTGAATGCCCTTCTCGACAGCTCACGGGCTGATACTCTCTCCCTGGCAAGGCGTCTGAAAGAGGAGGGAGTGGATCTCCTGCTGTTTGCAGGCGGAGACGGAACGGCCCGCGATATCTACGAGGGAGTGGGAACGGAGCTTCCTGCTCTGGGGATCCCGGCAGGAGTAAAAATTCACTCTCCTGTTTATGCCAAAAATCCTCAGAGCGCCGGAAGTCTTGCAAAGCTGTGGCTGTCAGGAAAGGTGACAAAGACGGCGGAGCAGGAGGTACTGGATATTGACGAGGATCTCTACCGCCAGGAAATTATCAACACAAGGCTGTACGGCTACCTTTCCGTCCCCTTGGAGCACGTATTTACCCAGAACAGAAAGGCGCCGACTCCTCTCTCGGAGACAGCTGCCATCGAGTCCATCGCCCATGAGATTGTGGAGCATATGGACCCAGACACCTACTACCTGATCGGAGCAGGAACCACCACCAGGGGAATCATGCAGATGCTGGGGCTGAAAAATACGCTGATCGGCGTTGATCTGATAAAGAACCGGGAACTGGTGGCAAATGATCTCTACGGGGATAAAATCCTTGACTATATCAGAGGCAAGAAGACAAAGCTGGTTGTGACAGTGACGGGAGGGCAGGGCTTCCTCTTTGGTCGTGGAAACCAGCAGATTACGCCGGAGGTGATCCGGGAGATTGGCAGGGAGAATATTATAATTATCGCTACCAAGGCGAAGATCGCGGAATTTCATCATCAGCCGTTCCTGGTAGACACACCGGATCAGAAGCTGAACCAGGAGCTGTGCGGCTATTACCGCGTGGTGACGGCATATGGTGAATTCACTATGTGCAGAGTAAGTGAAAATTAG
- the gcvPB gene encoding aminomethyl-transferring glycine dehydrogenase subunit GcvPB yields MKRIDRSSKVRTKFHQAKWDEPIIYELSTPGERGILVGAPEEEVAKEVKGTAAIPEGMKRSTKLNLPEMSQSRVLRHYARLAQQTLGADVNIEIGQGTCTVKYSPKVNEQLSALIRDYHPLQDPSTVQGMLEIFYNTDKYMCEISGMDHFSFQPSGGSQGIMTMASVIRAYFKDKGEDRNEIITTIYSHPSDAAAPAVAGFKIIYLQPDPVTGLPTLEQLKAACSEKTAGYIVANPEDTGVYNGHVKEFVDYVHSIGGLCAYDQANANGLLGVTRARDAGFDMCFFNLHKTFSTPHGCGGPACGATGVQKDLVKFLPAPIIDYDGEKYFLNYDICANPNAVGKVREWYGVAEVVLKAYCWIRSMGPDGLYQVAKTSVLNNNYLFKKLMELPEVSAYYQDGNNQRVEQARYSLENLEKETGIGTLDVQRRMMDFGMHYWTSHHPFYLPEPMTLEPTETPSKKDIDEYIETLKYVFKEAHENPEIIKTAPHRSVTHQVDESGMDDPARWATTWKVYQRKYNED; encoded by the coding sequence GTGAAAAGAATAGATAGATCATCAAAGGTCAGAACAAAATTTCACCAGGCAAAATGGGATGAGCCGATCATTTACGAGTTAAGCACCCCAGGTGAGAGAGGTATTTTAGTAGGTGCTCCTGAGGAAGAGGTTGCCAAGGAAGTAAAAGGTACAGCAGCTATTCCGGAGGGCATGAAGAGAAGCACAAAGTTAAACCTGCCGGAAATGTCCCAGAGCCGTGTTCTTCGCCACTATGCAAGACTGGCACAGCAGACATTAGGCGCTGATGTGAACATCGAGATCGGCCAGGGAACCTGTACAGTTAAGTACAGCCCGAAGGTAAACGAGCAGTTATCTGCCCTGATCCGCGACTACCATCCATTACAGGATCCGTCCACTGTACAGGGTATGCTGGAGATTTTCTACAATACAGATAAGTATATGTGCGAGATTTCCGGAATGGATCACTTCTCCTTCCAGCCAAGCGGCGGTTCCCAGGGTATCATGACCATGGCTTCTGTTATCCGCGCTTACTTCAAGGACAAGGGAGAGGACAGAAACGAGATCATCACAACCATTTACTCCCATCCGTCTGATGCGGCAGCTCCTGCAGTAGCTGGATTTAAGATTATCTACTTACAGCCAGACCCAGTGACAGGACTTCCGACCTTAGAGCAGTTAAAGGCAGCATGCTCTGAGAAGACAGCAGGCTACATTGTAGCAAACCCAGAGGATACAGGCGTTTACAACGGCCATGTAAAAGAGTTCGTTGACTACGTTCACTCCATCGGCGGTCTCTGCGCTTACGATCAGGCAAATGCAAACGGCCTCTTAGGAGTTACAAGAGCAAGAGATGCCGGATTCGATATGTGCTTCTTCAACCTGCACAAGACATTCTCCACACCTCACGGATGCGGCGGCCCAGCCTGCGGCGCTACAGGTGTTCAGAAGGATCTGGTTAAATTCCTTCCGGCTCCGATCATCGACTACGACGGAGAGAAGTACTTCTTAAACTATGACATCTGCGCAAATCCAAATGCAGTTGGAAAGGTCAGAGAGTGGTACGGCGTTGCTGAGGTTGTATTAAAGGCATACTGCTGGATCAGAAGCATGGGTCCGGACGGATTATACCAGGTTGCAAAGACCTCTGTATTAAACAACAACTACCTGTTCAAGAAACTGATGGAGCTTCCGGAAGTTTCCGCATACTACCAGGACGGCAACAACCAGAGAGTAGAGCAGGCAAGATACTCCTTAGAGAATCTGGAGAAGGAAACAGGAATCGGAACACTGGATGTTCAGAGAAGAATGATGGATTTCGGTATGCATTACTGGACTTCCCACCATCCATTCTATCTGCCTGAGCCGATGACCTTAGAGCCGACAGAGACACCATCCAAGAAGGATATCGACGAGTACATCGAGACTCTGAAATACGTATTCAAGGAGGCTCACGAGAATCCGGAGATCATCAAGACCGCTCCTCACAGAAGCGTAACACATCAGGTAGACGAGTCCGGCATGGATGATCCGGCAAGATGGGCAACCACCTGGAAAGTATACCAGAGAAAATACAACGAAGACTAA
- the gcvPA gene encoding aminomethyl-transferring glycine dehydrogenase subunit GcvPA, with protein sequence MKGYASHPYIPNSVPEIQEEMLHEIGMNSLEELHKNVPEILKLKENMNLPKAFGSEYELRRHVEKVLSKDTDCHKNLNFLGAGCWQHYVPAICDEINGKGEFLTAYGGEPYNDEGRFQSLFEYASMVAELVDMDVVNVPTMDWAQAAATTVRMAQRITNRSVVLVPEIIDPQKLAVMKNYAESVIKFEKVKATAQGTIDLDDLKAKLNDDVIGMYFENPNYLGVIEPNGQAISDAVHAAGGLSLVGIDPISLGVLATPPTYGADIVCGDLQPLGIHMFYGGGQSGFMATTDDEKFVMEFPSRLFGIAPTSEPGEYGFGDVAYDRTSFGHHREHGKEYVGTQSALWGITAGVYLATMGPQGMAEVDELIMANAQYAAKKLSEIPGIKVNPFGSVFFKEFVIDFTETGKTVEEINKALLVKGIFGGKDLSKEFPNLGQSALYCVTEVHMKEDLDTLAAAIAEVIK encoded by the coding sequence ATGAAAGGATATGCAAGCCATCCTTACATACCGAACTCAGTTCCTGAGATTCAGGAGGAGATGCTCCACGAGATCGGAATGAACTCTCTGGAGGAGCTTCACAAGAACGTTCCAGAGATTTTAAAATTAAAAGAGAATATGAACCTGCCGAAGGCATTTGGTTCTGAGTATGAGCTGAGAAGACACGTGGAGAAAGTTCTCTCCAAGGATACAGACTGCCACAAGAACTTAAACTTCTTAGGCGCAGGCTGCTGGCAGCATTACGTTCCGGCTATCTGCGACGAGATCAACGGAAAGGGCGAGTTCTTAACAGCATACGGCGGCGAGCCATACAACGATGAGGGACGTTTCCAGTCTCTGTTCGAGTATGCCAGCATGGTTGCTGAGTTAGTAGATATGGACGTTGTAAACGTACCTACTATGGACTGGGCACAGGCTGCCGCTACAACAGTAAGAATGGCACAGAGAATCACAAACCGCTCTGTTGTTCTGGTTCCTGAGATTATCGATCCTCAGAAGCTGGCCGTTATGAAGAACTACGCAGAGAGCGTAATCAAGTTCGAGAAGGTAAAGGCAACCGCTCAGGGAACCATTGATTTAGATGACTTAAAGGCAAAATTAAACGACGATGTAATCGGTATGTATTTCGAGAACCCGAACTACTTAGGCGTGATTGAACCAAACGGACAGGCTATCTCCGATGCAGTACATGCAGCAGGCGGATTAAGCCTTGTAGGTATTGATCCGATTTCCTTAGGCGTTCTGGCTACACCTCCGACATACGGTGCAGATATTGTCTGCGGTGACTTACAGCCACTGGGCATTCATATGTTCTACGGCGGCGGCCAGTCCGGATTTATGGCTACAACAGATGATGAGAAGTTCGTTATGGAGTTCCCGTCCAGACTGTTTGGTATCGCTCCGACTTCCGAGCCAGGCGAGTACGGCTTCGGTGATGTTGCCTACGACAGAACTTCTTTCGGACACCACAGAGAGCATGGTAAAGAGTACGTTGGTACACAGTCTGCACTTTGGGGAATCACAGCAGGCGTTTACCTGGCTACTATGGGACCTCAGGGTATGGCAGAGGTTGACGAGTTAATCATGGCAAATGCACAGTACGCTGCAAAGAAGCTCTCCGAGATTCCTGGAATCAAGGTAAATCCATTCGGAAGCGTATTCTTCAAAGAGTTTGTCATTGACTTTACAGAGACAGGAAAGACTGTTGAGGAGATCAACAAGGCTCTCCTTGTAAAGGGCATCTTCGGAGGAAAAGACTTATCCAAGGAGTTCCCGAATCTGGGACAGTCTGCTCTGTACTGCGTGACAGAGGTTCATATGAAGGAAGATCTGGATACACTGGCAGCAGCAATCGCTGAGGTTATCAAATAG